From a single Labrus bergylta chromosome 14, fLabBer1.1, whole genome shotgun sequence genomic region:
- the cnih2 gene encoding protein cornichon homolog 2, whose amino-acid sequence MAFTFAAFCYMLTLVLCAALIFFVIWQIIAFDELRTDFKNPIDQSNPTRARERILNIERICNLLRRLVVPEYSIHGLFCLMFMCAGEWVTLGLNIPLLFYHLWRFFHRPADGSEVMYDPVSVMNADILNYCQKESWCKLGFYLLSFFYYLYSMVYALVSF is encoded by the exons ATGGCGTTCACCTTTGCGGCCTTCTGCTACATGCTCACCTTGGTGCTGTGCGCTGCCCTCATCTTCTTTGTCATCTGGCAG ATCATTGCATTTGACGAGCTCCGCACAGACTTCAAAAACCCCATTGATCAGAGCAATCCCACCAGAGCG AGAGAAAGGATTCTCAACATCGAAAGAATCTGCAACTTGCTTCGCAGA TTGGTGGTGCCAGAGTACTCCATCCATGGACTCTTCTGCCTGATGTTCATGTGTGCTGGAGAGTGGGTCACACTTGGCCTCAATATCCCCCTGCTCTTCTACCATCTGTGGAG gttttttcaTCGGCCGGCTGACGGATCAGAGGTCATGTATGATCCTGTCAGCGTGATGAACGCAGACATTCTCAATTACTGCCAGAAGGAGTCTTGGTGTAAGCTGGGCTTTTATCTGCTCTCTTTCTTCTACTATCTCTACAG TATGGTCTACGCTTTGGTGAGCTTCTAA